The nucleotide window cagacaagaacaatggcaataaatagagtcaaggggaagaacatctcgtaaaaacaatggcaactaaatagaatcaaggcgatgtacaattcattaacaaaataaataaataaacttgaGCGAGGTCCCCACCAGacagctcccctctcctccccaggccaggccagggcagCCGAGATGCCCTCTTATCACGTCACCGGCACAGCCCTCGTTTCCCGGCACAACCCCGAAGTCGCCCTGGAGCTCCCGCTGGCACGAGCTCACCTCTGTCAAATGGGTTGGTGAGGCTCTTGGCAGCTGGCCTGCTGTCCGCATCATGCCGTTTTAGGTAGGACTGGAGGGTTGACCTGGTCGAAAGAGGGGATGGCATGTGGAGGAGGCGAGACCCATGAGGCACTACGTCCTGGTCAATTCACACAGGCAGCGGCCCAGGTCTGACTCTCCTGAGACCAGGTGGTGCAGAAACCCGGGGATAGAATCGGGAGGCAAGACACCGAAGCTatcaggagtgatctccctaaaatcttccctattcctctccagtccctcccttctgccccttcttcaagtctcccatctttcccagcagtatctcatgaggagatctcctgcttcctctccaaaTTCACCCCTTCCACCTGAGCCTTTGGCCCCATTCTTACGCACTCTAtcaacacttgccccttccctccttccctccttgaccatcatcttcaaatgcttactctcccaacttcttgagcaagctgtctacatccactgcctccacttctctccttgagcccttccaaactggcttctgccctcttgaCTCCATGGAaagtgccctctcaaagatcaccagtgatcaCTTAGCCAAATCCAAAGGGCTCTgactctaccctaatcctcctcaaccactcagctgcctctgacactatgGGACATCCCCTTCttttggaaatattatctaacctgggctttactgacactgccctctcctggttttcctatctctctggctgctcctcttcagtctcctttacaggctcctctgcctccaaccctctaactgtgagagtccttcaaggctcagttctcggTTCCCTATTTTcaatctacacccattcccttggagaactcatttgctcccacagcttcaagtcCCATCTCTTGCGGATAATTCCCAAATTCACCTctttagccctgatctctcccccttctgcagcCTCATATTTGTTCCTGCCtgcaggatatctctacttggatgtccctccaattcctcaaacttaacatgtccaaaacagaacttctcatcttttgACAAAATGTCCTCCCAGTGACCCCCCTCATCACTGTAGAaaaactaccatcctccctgtctcacgggcCCGTAAACATAGTGTCatctttaactcatctctctcattcaacccacatattcaatctgtcaccaaatcctggcggctctaccttcacaacatggttaaaatctaccctttcctctctaaccaaactgctactatgctgacccgagcacttatcctaacccactttgactactgcaccagtccctttgctgatctccctgtctcccgtctctccccacttcagtccacacttcactcctctgctcagatcatttttctaaaaaccattcagtccatatttccccacctcaagaacctcgagtggttgcccatccagctctggcTCAGACAGGAAATCCTTACCATCGGcaggaaagcactcaatcacctagccctctcctatcttatctcactgcctccctactacaacccagccctcacatttcgctcctccaacatcaacctacacactgtacctcgagctcatctatctctccacctgcATCCcgcctttggcctgaaactccctccctcttcacatccgacagaccatcgctctccctgccttcaaagccttattaaaatcacatgtcctccttgaggacttccctgactaagacctcattccccctactctctcttcccttctgcgttgccttgcaATTGGATTTTTATCctgtaagcacttgttattcattcTACCCACAgacccagtcaatcatatttactgaacacttcctatgtgctgagcactgtactaagtgcttggaagagcataatacaacaaaattagcagacacgttccctgcccacaaagagcttagagtctagaggactactgctgtagtttattttaatgtctgtctccccctctagactgtaagcttctgatgggcaggaaacatgtctatcaactcagttatattgtactctcccaagcgcatagtatagtgctctgcacaaagtaagcactcagtaaattccattgatggattgagccCCATCAGTCTGTCATAAAACAAAGGCCCAAAGCTCAGCAGCCAAAGATGGGAGCGCAAACACCCCATGCCCTCCTGGACGGAAGGGGCAAGAATCCAGCGCACAGAGGAAACAGAACTTCACCCTCTGCGCCGCTGGAGGCAGAACCACAGAAACGGGAGGGAAAGGATCAAGGTTTGGAGGGCAAAGTGGACCACACAAACCCAAGGCGAGGGACGGGGGTGGGACCGGTTGGCCTGACCGATGGGAAGGGGTTAGGCCCGGCTGGACGCCATACAGATGGACGGTGGACAGATGGGGGACACTTTCAGCGTGTCCTTGGTGCTAAGGAGACAAGGAATTCCCCCTCTCCGGACCCTGCTGGGCCACCACCTACCTGGACTTGGCAAAAAGGACGTTGTACACAGCCTGTTCGCTGTCAGAGAGCTGGAGCCTGTGCAACTGGCTGTGCCGCTGGGGAAGTGAGACCTGcacgggggcaggggagaagggttACACTGGACACTGCATAGGGGAGGAGGTGCACCGGACCcatggcgggggcggggccaagcCAAAtactggtggtggggaggggcggtgCTGCACTGGATGCTATAGCAGGGGCAGTGCTGCCCTGGACACCGTGTAGGGGACCATTGCTGCTCTGAACTCTTTCGGGGGAGCAACGCTTTGCTGAATGCTCTGGGAGGGAGCAGTGCCGCACTGAACGCTGTTGTGGGGAGCACCGCTGCATTGGACGCCGTAGGGGGAGCAATACTGCACTGGATGCTGTCGGGGTGGGGAGCCATGCCGTGCTGGATGCTGTGGTGGGGAGCAGTGCTGGACTGGGGATTGTAGGGGGATCGAGGGCTGCAACGGACCTCGCAGAGACCTGCAGAGCTGACGAGAGGGAGCTCACCCGATCAGACACATCAGCCCTGGGCAAGAGGCGTTGCAGatggcttcctctctcccccacccatccccagctGGCCAGGAAACGGCCAAGCCACCTCACCAGAGGTTTGCCGGCCGAGTCCAGCTGGTCCTTCGTCCGCCGCAGCAGCAGGCTTTTGGTCAGGATGTTCAGCCTCTCGGCTCCCTTGTGAGAGCCGTCGTCCACCTGGCTCTTCCACAGCTTCAAGTTGTCAAAGGGAGAACAGCGGAGGAACCTGGgaacagtgggggtgggggtgtgtggaaCAGAGCAAAGGGGAATGATCCGCCTTTAAAGAGAGTTGGCCGTCGCGGTCCTGAACTGCCCAGGCCCCCTCGCCCAACTGGGcgccccccaaccctcagccGTTCAGCCGGCCGCCCTAGTGGGGCCCGGGTCCCCCTGGACTCTGGACCCCTGATGGACGCGCCCCGCCCTCCACTCCCGGACCCGACGCCCCTCCTAGCTCCCGGTGGTGCCCCTCCTAGCTCCCGGTGGTGCCCCTCACCTCAGCAGGGCATACATGTCCAGCAGGTTGTTCTGGACAGGAGTGCCGGTCACTGCCCAGCGAGCTGCAGCCCGTAACTTACACACAGCCAGCGAGGTCTGTACACGAGGGTTCTTGATGTTGTGGGCTTCATCCAGGATGACACGGGCCCAGGCGACCCGGAGGAGCGGGGACAAGGAGTTCTGGGgacaaaggaggggaggaggaatgtcCGGCAGGCGgtctaccctccccacctttgggGACAAGTGGTGGTCGGTCTAAGACTGGGCTCGGGGGTGGAAGGGTACTGGccaatcgatcaataatatttatcgagtgcttactgcgtgcagagcactgtactaggtgcttgggagaatacaatataattgagttggtagcctgtttcctgcccacaaggagcttacagcctagagggggagacagataatataaataaataaatcccacatacatatgtaagtgctgttggggtgggaggggggatgaatgaagggagcaaatcaggatgacacaaaagggaatgggagaagaggaaacaagggcctagtctgagaagacctcttggaggtgtgccttcaaaaaagGTTGCCCGAGCCTGCGACCCCTGCCCAACATCCCCGTGCCACAGCCGAGTCAGGGGAGCTTTCTCCCCGCAgagcccctcccccagctccacccccaggataatcccatcttccccatcccaATTCAAAGAGCCCGGAGGTGTCCTTCAAGGCCACCCGCCAGCCCCCAGCAGCCTCCGGCCAgccactcctccttcccctcgaCATTTCCCCGAGAGCACTCGGACCCCATCGAAAGTCGGCTCCGTCATGAGCAGCTCCGAAAGTCGGGGCGACATCCAGAGGGGATCCCGAGCCCTTTTCCTCACAACCAGTTCTGAGAGGAAACCAGGAGGGGGTGTTCCCAGTTCCCTCTTAGGGTGCAGCCTCTGCCTCTGACTCCTGGGGTTtagttactctagactgtaagctccaggtagGCACATAACatgcctaccgattctgttatattgtactctcccgagcacttagtacagtgctctgcacattgtaagcattcaatagatacaattAACTGAATACAATCATGATGATAGcaataaaaattgtagtatttgttaggcatttgctatgtgccaagctctggggtagatacaagacagtcagtctctggcacacatggggctcacaatctaaagtagAGTGAGAGCAGGTATTAGTGcttcagcgcttagatcagtgcttggcacatagtcagtgcttaacaaataccatcattattatttcacagatgaggaatctgaggccctcagaagtcaggtgacttgcctgaagtcaaacagcaggtaagtggcggagccaggatagaaACCCCGATCTCCTGACTCATTCCGTGCTTTTAATTGgctcacccacctccgcatcaaacagaaatttctgacCACAGGATATAAAGCACTCAGTTtgcctcctactacagcccagtctgcacagcttcactcttctagtaccagcttgctcactgtgccccgattttgtccatctctctgccaactcctttcacacgtccttcctctggcctggaactctctaccACTCCATATATGCCCgaacaccattctccccaccttcaaagccttattaaggtcacatctcctccaagaggccatccccgatTAAGGTCTCTTttctccggctccctctcccctctgcgacATTCATGTACTTGGACCTTTGGGCATTCggtatttgctccaccctcacccccaccacactCATGTACTTATctaaaattatattattatagattatttgcttatatcaatgaccgtctccccctccaggctgccAGCATgctttgggcaggaaacgtgaatACCAGctcttgtaccgtactctccctagtacttaatatagtgcctgcccACAGTAgcgtacaataaatactattaattgatgacACAATAATTAAAGCattaactaagcacttaccacatgctaaaagctagggtggacacaaggtaatcagatcagacaccatctctgccccccAAGGGATTTGTGAGAGCAGGAAACTTATCCTCACTCtacagaagaggaacctgaggcccggagaggtgaagcaaaTTGTCTAAGGCCAGGGGCTAACAGGCCGGGACTAAACTGGGCTCAGAACCCGAGTCTCCCGGGACCCCAGCCCCACGGTCTCTCCGTTCGGCCAGGCCGAGGGCATCCGCGAAGGCCAGTCTCCTACCTCTGGGTCCAGATCGGGGTCGGCAGCGGCgacatctccctgctccttcgCTGTGGGTACCTCCTTGGCCAGCAGACTATACGTGGTGATCACGAGGTCATATCCGGACAGGCTGAGCACATGGGAGGACACGCCTGTCATCAGAGGAGTTTGGGAGCGGGGGTGTCCTGCGGCACCAGGAAATCCCCATCCCTGATCCCAGCCCAGAGAGCCCTCAGATGTCTTTGAGGCCTACCCACCTCCCTCTATGGGCTCTGGCTGGCCAAcccctcctccagtgcttagtataatgcccggcacacattaagcgcttaacaaataccataataattattattataattatgatttccCTGGGGAGTGGCACGGGCCCCAATTCTCCACTGTGATGCTGGGtagagaaggaggtcacgggggaAGGGCCAGGCTCACAGGGCTCATGGGCCCAGTGTTCAGCCTCTGAGTCTCCGGCCCAGAAGGGAAGCTCTTGGGTCCATTCTGAGTCTAGAGCCGAGCTCAGCCAGCGTCCGGCTTGGCTGGCGTTCTTGCGCTTCAGCTCTCAGCCGGCTGGCGGCTGCCACTTACACTTTGGCTCGCTGGTCTCGGTTGGGCCCGTGGTACAGATAGACCCTGAGCCTGCCGCGGTCCACGCGGGTCTCCACTTCCTGCTTCCAGTGGTGGATCAGCGAGGCAGGGCAGATGATTAGGGTCCCTCGGGAAGTGTAGATGGAGGAGTctgaggggggtggtggggggaaagagggagggagacccacACCAATAGATGTGTCCGTGAGGACCGGAGACCCAGACTGGTCCAGGTGGCCGAAGTCAACTGAGCCACAGACGGGCTCCCCGCACAGACCCCAGCCTCCACGGTTCAGCACCCGACCCCAGCAGCTCTCGGTCAGGAGCACGAGAGACCAGGCCCCTCTCTGGGCCGCCTCCGACTGCCGGGAACCGGGACCCCTCATTCCCACTCTGGCGCCTCAATGACACGAGCTGAGTTTTTCCAAGGAGTCCAGAGACTGATAGCGGAACAGTCTCACCATCCTGCCGGGCGAGGGAGCCCGGGGCCAGGGCCACCCCACCTGCCCCGGAGGGTCCCAGCTGAAATCCCTtccctggggggagagagagttgcAGCTGCCTCCCGGACCCGGTTGCAGTGAAAGGCATCTATCCATACCATCTCTAGAGATCCACAGCGCCGGCTTCACACCCacatctctctcctgctccttgtTTTTCTGAGCGAGGACGAGGGAGATCATCGTCAGGGTCTTCCCCAGACCCATGTCATCAGCTGGAAGATGAAGaggaagacaagtgtcagagtacgGCCGCGGAGCGGGGGTGAAGCAGACTTCACCCTAGGCCCAGCCCCAGCCGGaacggtattcattcatttgttcattcattcaaatgtatttactgaacgctttctgagtgcagagcattgtactaagcacttgggagagtacaatataacaaaagacatattccctgcccccaacgagcttacccCTCCGGCTCCCCACTCTTCTACCTCTGCCTcaccacttccctgcttcctcactGGATGCCACCACGTCACCATGTCATCCAGCAGGCCTCTCCCCAACACAGCTTCAGTCACCCAACTCCAAACCCCCTGGGCCCCCAAGGCATCATCGACTCCCAGAGAACCCAGGGCTGGAACACAGAGGCAGCCGCCGACTTGAAACCGGCCCGGCGTCTGTGTTCCATGGGCTTTGCCGGGCCGGTGCCCCCAGGCCAGGTTAGCTTTGTgaatggggaaaccaaggcacagggccTTAGATTCTTCCCCACTAAGCCATATATCTGGGGGACAAGGCCATAGGGGTAGGAGCAAATCTGGAGGTCTGCTCTACCCATAGCCACGGCCAGGGCCCTGGCCCGGGGGACCCAAGGGCAGAGGTCCCCAGGACAAGACCTGGGGAAGACCAGGACAAGCCCAGAGGCCCACCACCCACCACTCAGCCTTGGCCCCCTCTGGGGTTGGGGCACTATCAGCTTCTTTCCCAGGAGCCCGAGGAGCTGCCCCGAGCAACTGGGTAGCAGCACAAACTCTGAGCCCTTGCGGGTCCCGCCCACGGAGGGGCTTCGGGCCGGGGAGGACATCGGTGGACCGGCTGCTGACCGGACACACTCAGCCTCGGGCCAGTCGGGTATCCCGTCCGAAGAGCCGGATAAAAACGCCAGCCTGCCGACTCACCCAGAATTCCTCCTTGGGGATTCTGACTTTCCCGCCACAGCAACCATGCCAGCGCCTGCCTCTGGTGCAGCAGCAGGGACACCTGGGACAGCCAAGGCACAGTGTGGGTGAGGGCAGCAGACGGGGAGCTGGGGCTGAAGAGGGATTCCCCACATGACgataataatgaataactgtggtatagtgccatgcttactatgtcctgatcactcttctgagctctgggacagatacaagataatcaggttgggcacagtccctggcccacaaggggctcccagtctaagtagaagggagtaggatttaatccccattttacagacgaggcacagagaagttaagtgacttgtccaaggtcccacagaagacaggtggtagagctgagattagaacccagttcccctgactcgcTGGACCagcctcttcccaccaggccacggtgcttccccctAGGGTGCTCAGCCCCCAGGAAGGACCACCAACGGGTGGACTGCTGGTGATGACCCCTGAAATCCAGGGAGGTCGGGAGACTGTAGCCCTCTATCCAGTCAGCGCTCTCCCGCCCTTGGCCACTCTCAGGCCCGATTCCCCAGATGAGAAACCCAGGGGGCCGAGGTGTGATGCCGCGGCCCCCGCTGGGACTCCACCGGCCCTAAGAGCCTGCACAATGCCGGGCCTCACTCCTGCTTGGTGTTTACGAAGCAACTACTTTCACCGAAGGTCAGCCCAGTCTTCCCCAATCATCCATCCCACAGTAAAAGTCCCTTTCCAGTGGAGAcaggtgaccttgagtaagcgcAGTAGCCACGTCACTGGCCCCAGACTCCATGGGCAACTGGCATCCCACCCTGGCTCGGCCCTAGTCCATCCGGGCTCGCCCACTCTGGTAGGTCGTAAAATGGAGGGCCCTGCACTCCAGAAATGGGGCTTCGGAGAGTCCACAACCACGGAGACCACCCCCCGATCCTACCTTCAGCCCAGAAGGGTCTTCCGCCTCGGTCTCTGCCGTGGGGCGCGTCTCCAGGGATTTATGGAGGTGGTCGATGGTTTCGCTGGTGCGTTTCCACACTGCCCAGACGGGCTCCTGGACATCACCTGGAAGGTCAGAGACAGGCTGACTGACCAGAGTTCATCACCTCacggtggccagagagatgaaacGCTCAGAAAGCACCAAAGCCCTCATCCAAGGGCATTTTCTGCCCAGTCAAGTGAGGGAgataggaggggtgggggagaggaagaaagagagaaagagagagagagagagaatacgaTACActcaaggaagggagggggacgaTGCTAAAGCCAtgcctggggaagaggagaggggagatggcccGTGGGGGAAAAGTGAAGGTGACAGCTGCTCCCAGTGCTGAGTTGCCACTGAGAGAGCGGggctaatggcttcttccccatggcTGTAGTGGGCCCTTAAACCCCATCCCCAGAGCTGAAAAGGCACCTGAGGAGTCAAAATGGCAGCTCCCTGAtacgtaaccttgggcatgtcatcacacctctctgggccccaaccTCCCCTCATCTAAAAACAGGGTGAGAGCCTGGCCCCATGGCAAACCGAAAGCCGGAAAACAgctggcagagagaagagaaacgggagcttcctttcattcattcaatagtatttattgagtgcttactatgtgcagagcactgtactaagcgcttggaatgtacaaatcggtaacagatacagtccctgccctttgacgggcttatagtctaatcgggggagacagacagacaagaacaatggcaataaatagaatcaaggggaagaacatctcattaaaacaatagcaaataaacataatcagggtgatgtacatctcattaacaaaataaatagggtaatgaagtggAGCAAAGACACCCTTAGCGCCTTTCTCCCTGAAGCCTAAGGGATAGTGAACCGGCATCCTCCCCCACCGCCAATGGACCGACTGTCGCCTCGTCACCCACGACTGCTTGCTTCTTACCTCCTCGATGGTGACGAGAGTGCCCAGGGCCCACCTGGTGGGGCGCAGATAGTCCCAGGgcactggggggccgggggggctcgGGGCCCTGCCCAGAGGCCGGTTCAGGGTCGCGCTTGCTGAGAGGGTCCTGGGATCGGCTCTGCACAGCATCTGGGGCTGCTCATGGAaggggggtgtgggaggagagaaggggagtgggagagagagagaacatcagGAGAGTGACCTGGGCAGACAATTTCACCCACCAGGGGTTGTTCTGCTAAGCCTGAGCTCACGGAATTCCATCCTCAAACCGTATGGTGCTCAgtgtcaggcctggccccgtgCCCTGGCACAAGCTCAGGGCCTTCCACACTCAGAGCGTAGTGCAGCACCCAGGAGGGACTCAGAACACCTCAAACCCCGCCCCTCAGCCTCAGGATGTCCTCAATTCATTCAGTTTTCTTTCCCCTggtcccattctccctcttctctcctcggtACTTCTGCACTCACTCCTCCTGGCATTCTGTACAGATCGCTTTAGCTACAACACTGTTTGGCTACTTCTTCTTCCTCGGGTGTGTAAGTAGTGTGCCTCCCAGCTAgtctggaagctccctgaggtcagggatcccGTTTTCTATCCATTAATCGCTCCCAACAAGGGGTGGTGCTGGATGAGTGGGCTGGCCAGGAAAACGGGGTTAGCTGGCCCAGGGACTGGGCTGGGCCGGtggctggggaagagaaaggggcaaTACAGTAGAGCCCCCTGCTCCAGCAGGGCTGACCTACAGTTAAGGAAGGGTGGCTAGGTGAGAGTGAagagatgatggggaggggatagCTGAGTCCCCAGGGGgcttcaaaatcaatcaataaatgatgatttattgagtgctcacttcgagcaggcaccgtactaagtttctgggagagtacaacaccacagagtcggtaaacacgatccctgcccaccagaaacttacagactggaggggaaGAACGACAAAATAATTACAGATCAGTATGTACGTGCTGTggaattgagggtggggtgaatatcaagtacttaaaggatacctatccaagtgcagaggtgatggagaagggagagggagtttggggaaaagggcttaagcaggaaagccctcttgaagctgtgactttaataaggctctgaaagtgggaagagcagtGATTTGTTTCAtgtaaaaggagagggagttccaggccagagggaggatgtgggcaaggggtcagcggcgagatagacgagatcgaggttcagcgaataaattggcgttagaggaacccagcgtgtggattgggttgttCTAGGAAATTATAACACCCAAAGCACGTTGCATAATGTGTGGCAACGGGCTGGGGCAGAATCCAGCTCTCACCCTGCTCTTCGGGAGCTTCTTTAGGAAGGATGAGGGAGCTCAGAGCTTCCTCCAACATCTGAATTTGCTTCAGCAGCCGCTGGCCCTTGTCCGGCAGAGCCTGGAGGTTCACCGAGGCCAGTGTGCTCTGGAAAACATGACCACATCCCAATCACTCACCTTCCCGTGGGCACCCCACCTCCTGGACCAGGGCCACTCACCAGCCCTGCCTTCCGCTCCCGCTCCCCAGTCCCGGAGCCAATCACCTTTTTCTGCTTAAGCTGTGCCGTGAGCTGCCCGTGCTGGGCTCTGGGGTCCAGAGGTTCTGCCTGCTGGGGGTCCTTCCGGAACTCAGAGAAGGAAGGGATCGTCCTCTGCCCAGCACTGCCAGGAGCTTCCCGACGGTCCTGCCACGAATCCAaaagcgggccggggggcggcccgtGTCCCGGCTTCTTGCACAAGAAAgccaccccctcttcctcctcgctgTCGCTACTCTTGTCCTCTCTCCATCGGTCACCCGGTGGCTCGCTCTTAGTGGGAGCTCCCTGAGCACCGGGTCCACCCTGGCCACTGTCCCCGCCGGTGTCCCCGAGGCTCCTCGCTACAGCCTGCCCTTGGCCCTGCTCCTCGGCCAGATCGGCCCGATGGCCCCGTGACGGCTCACTGTGGAGCGGCTTCTCTTCCCGAGGATCATCACCGGTGCGTCCGCCACCAGGGCCTGCCTCTCTTGGAGGATCATACTCTGCACGTGCCCGGTCACTCCAGTCTCCGGCCTTGGTCTGGGCTGGCTTGGGGAAGGCCGACGGTTCCTCCGGCCTCGCACCAGGGGGCCGTTCTGCCCCGATCTTTGAGgggtccttctgggcaggaatttCCCCAGCACCAACTGAGCAAGGGGCAACGGCTCCCTCCGTCTCGCCCACCCCTGTCTCGCCTGGCCTTCTGCTCAGCTGCTCCGCCCTCTGCCatctctgctgctgctcctcctcctcagtcgCTTTGGGATTTCGTTTTTCCTTCTGCCCTTCCGCCGgcttctgctctcttcctccagTGCTCAGCTGGCCCCAGCGGGAGGGTTCCTGATTCTTGTCAAGGACGCGAAAAGGATTccgcgggtgggtggggggcagattATGGAGCCTCTCAGCTGCCCCTTGGGCTTGCTCGGTCTTGGTCAGGTCTCGGACATCAGGGCTCTAGGACACAGAGCAGAGGACCAGACTACACCTATGTGCAAACAACTGcatacacgtgcacacacactcactctctatcTCACACATAGGAGTACCACGTTGCACTGAAATAATGTCTTTCCCAGTGCAATTAACCCACTCCCATGACCCACACCAAGCATAGCAGTCCAGAGCCACAGAGAAAGAGCCTCCTCTGTGCTTGAATGATGGACGGCTTGATGGATAATCCTCAGCACACCACCCGGTCTGGGCCTCTGAGGCCTGAGGTATTAGAGGAGGCCAGGGACCCTCCCAGTGAGTCCATGCATGGGTTTGGAGAGAACAGCTCCCAGAGCCGCTGCTGATCAATCACCCTCCGCCGCGGCCGTCGCCGAAGACGCCGCACGCCTCCAGCGCCCGGCAAGCTGCACGTACCTGCCAGGGGACGCTGCCACACCAGTGCTGCTTCTCCCCGCGACCCTGGCTGCAGCGGTAGAACAATCTGACAGGAGACCAGGCGCACAAATGAGAGCCAGAAAGGCTGGTGGACAGCAACCACCCGATCACCCACTCTGCCCACTCCTCTTGCTCCGCCCCAGAAAAGCTCAGAAAGTTGCTCAAGGTTGGTCTCCGGGAGTCCTTCCAGGCTCACCTCCCCGGCACGGACACGCCTAGCTTCAGCATGCCGGAAG belongs to Ornithorhynchus anatinus isolate Pmale09 chromosome 2, mOrnAna1.pri.v4, whole genome shotgun sequence and includes:
- the TTF2 gene encoding transcription termination factor 2, which gives rise to MEPVPCARHGSLCLLKTGVRDGPNRGKSFFVCRTPACGFVLPSDVPASHCLIHENSVVELQALLQPQSKKEYRLFYRCSQGRGEKQHWCGSVPWQSPDVRDLTKTEQAQGAAERLHNLPPTHPRNPFRVLDKNQEPSRWGQLSTGGREQKPAEGQKEKRNPKATEEEEQQQRWQRAEQLSRRPGETGVGETEGAVAPCSVGAGEIPAQKDPSKIGAERPPGARPEEPSAFPKPAQTKAGDWSDRARAEYDPPREAGPGGGRTGDDPREEKPLHSEPSRGHRADLAEEQGQGQAVARSLGDTGGDSGQGGPGAQGAPTKSEPPGDRWREDKSSDSEEEEGVAFLCKKPGHGPPPGPLLDSWQDRREAPGSAGQRTIPSFSEFRKDPQQAEPLDPRAQHGQLTAQLKQKKSTLASVNLQALPDKGQRLLKQIQMLEEALSSLILPKEAPEEQAPDAVQSRSQDPLSKRDPEPASGQGPEPPRPPSALGLSAPHQVGPGHSRHHRGGDVQEPVWAVWKRTSETIDHLHKSLETRPTAETEAEDPSGLKVSLLLHQRQALAWLLWRESQNPQGGILADDMGLGKTLTMISLVLAQKNKEQERDVGVKPALWISRDDSSIYTSRGTLIICPASLIHHWKQEVETRVDRGRLRVYLYHGPNRDQRAKVLSGYDLVITTYSLLAKEVPTAKEQGDVAAADPDLDPENSLSPLLRVAWARVILDEAHNIKNPRVQTSLAVCKLRAAARWAVTGTPVQNNLLDMYALLRFLRCSPFDNLKLWKSQVDDGSHKGAERLNILTKSLLLRRTKDQLDSAGKPLVSLPQRHSQLHRLQLSDSEQAVYNVLFAKSRSTLQSYLKRHDADSRPAAKSLTNPFDRVAQEFVSGGAGPSGAEAQSSSTVHILSLLLRLRQCCCHLSLLKTALDQSELKNEGISLSLEEQLGALTLTELHSPDPDSTVCLNGTRFQADLFEMTCESSKISCLLAELEAIRKQSQRSVIVSQWTSMLKIVAVHLQRLGLSFAVVDGSVHPKQRMDLVAAFNTDPKGPQVMLISLLAGGVGLNLTGGNHLFLLDMHWNPALEDQACDRIYRVGQQRDVVIHRFVCMGTVEEKILQLQARKKDLAKQVLTGTGPAFTKLTLADLRVLFGI